A genome region from Carya illinoinensis cultivar Pawnee chromosome 2, C.illinoinensisPawnee_v1, whole genome shotgun sequence includes the following:
- the LOC122298378 gene encoding (+)-neomenthol dehydrogenase-like produces the protein MADAAKRYAVVTGSNKGLGFETVRQLASKGIKVLLTARDEKKGLEALHALKESGLSNDVVFHQLDVADPASVASMADFVKTHFRKLDILVNNAGILGAKIDFDVMASFIKAPNADVQEQATAAVNLSEIMSQTYESAEECVQTNYYGAKRVVEFLLPLLQLSDSPRIVNVTTSAGKLENINNEWAKGLLIDDKRLTEERLDEVLHQFLKDTKEGSLETKGWPPHTSAYVVSKAALNSYTRLLAKRYPNFCINSVCPGFVKTDITNNTGILSAAEGASYFVRLALLPKGGPSGVFFRQQEATLY, from the exons ATGGCAGATGCAGCAAAGAG GTACGCAGTTGTTACGGGATCAAATAAGGGGCTTGGATTCGAAACAGTAAGGCAATTAGCATCCAAGGGAATAAAGGTTTTGCTAACTGctagagatgagaagaagggCCTCGAAGCTCTTCATGCCTTGAAGGAGTCTGGTCTTTCTAACGACGTCGTTTTTCATCAGCTTGATGTGGCTGACCCAGCAAGTGTTGCTTCAATGGCGGATTTCGTCAAAACGCACTTCCGAAAGCTTGATATCTtg GTGAACAACGCAGGGATTTTGGGAGCCAAAATAGACTTCGACGTCATGGCGTCTTTTATCAAGGCGCCAAATGCAGATGTGCAg GAACAAGCAACAGCAGCAGTCAATCTTAGTGAAATAATGTCTCAAACTTATGAGTCAGCAGAAGAATGCGTGCAAACCAACTACTATGGTGCTAAAAGAGTAGTAGAGTTCCTTCTCCCCCTCCTCCAATTGTCTGACTCACCAAGAATCGTGAACGTTACCACCTCTGCTGGAAAGTtagag AACATAAATAACGAATGGGCTAAAGGACTATTAATTGATGACAAGAGGCTAACAGAAGAGAGACTGGATGAAGTACTGCATCAGTTTCTGAAAGATACGAAGGAGGGTTCCTTGGAAACCAAAGGCTGGCCTCCTCATACATCTGCTTATGTTGTCTCCAAAGCTGCTCTGAATTCCTACACAAGACTTCTTGCCAAGAGATACCCCAATTTCTGCATCAACAGCGTCTGCCCTGGCTTTGTCAAAACCGATATAACCAACAACACCGGTATCTTGTCTGCTGCTGAAGGTGCTTCATATTTTGTGAGGTTGGCGCTGCTACCGAAGGGTGGTCCATCGGGCGTCTTCTTTCGTCAGCAAGAAGCAACACTTTATTAG